One genomic segment of Candidatus Omnitrophota bacterium includes these proteins:
- a CDS encoding M14 family zinc carboxypeptidase: MKGKLMSIGWGLAGMLLAELPAFSAESAAPIMAATGTLRFINTAFENASPLNWEIDAEGRILISLIYDHERSSPNRANGHWFFQVEAEPGASLTILLQNFDNIWNGRWGSPVSDRTNVYLSADAKEWTILPAQKTKDNRIHFTMRMESDKVFVARMPPYRLSDLEKLKKEIASNPLVEITPIGRTVEGRELEIIRAGKPDAPFRVLIRARAHPWEAGGNWVVEGFLRQLLKDDEAGRRCRERYCAYIMPMANKDGVARGYTRFNVLGMDLNRKWDIPADPRAPENQALEAWLGRMIAQGQRPHLAIDLHNDNGGNIHVSRPDSPNAEAYLANMEHYEKLMRKYTWFTEGSTGKDFRNPGSFGEGLLERFGVNALVQELNCDWIAGLNKAPEAKDWELLGAQYCEVFYRYFGEE, translated from the coding sequence ATGAAAGGGAAACTTATGTCGATAGGATGGGGACTAGCGGGGATGCTCTTGGCGGAGCTTCCGGCTTTTTCCGCCGAATCCGCCGCACCTATAATGGCGGCGACGGGAACGTTGCGCTTCATTAATACGGCTTTCGAGAACGCTTCTCCTTTGAATTGGGAAATTGACGCCGAAGGCCGCATTCTGATCAGCCTGATTTACGATCATGAACGATCATCTCCCAATCGCGCCAACGGCCATTGGTTTTTTCAAGTCGAAGCGGAGCCTGGCGCTTCCTTAACAATTCTCTTACAAAATTTTGATAATATATGGAATGGAAGATGGGGTTCGCCCGTTTCCGACCGGACGAATGTCTACCTTTCCGCCGATGCAAAGGAATGGACAATTCTTCCGGCGCAAAAGACGAAGGATAACCGCATTCATTTTACTATGCGCATGGAGAGCGATAAAGTTTTTGTCGCCCGAATGCCGCCTTATCGCTTGAGCGATTTGGAGAAGTTGAAGAAAGAGATCGCGTCGAATCCTCTGGTGGAAATCACGCCCATCGGACGCACCGTGGAAGGGCGGGAACTGGAAATCATCCGCGCCGGAAAGCCGGATGCGCCCTTCCGGGTACTGATCCGCGCGCGCGCCCATCCTTGGGAGGCGGGAGGCAATTGGGTAGTGGAAGGCTTTCTCCGCCAATTGTTGAAAGACGACGAGGCGGGGCGTCGATGCCGAGAGCGCTATTGCGCCTATATCATGCCCATGGCGAATAAAGACGGCGTGGCGCGGGGTTATACGCGCTTCAATGTTTTGGGCATGGATCTGAATCGCAAATGGGATATTCCCGCCGATCCTCGCGCTCCCGAAAACCAGGCTCTGGAAGCTTGGCTGGGGCGAATGATCGCCCAAGGACAACGTCCGCATCTGGCGATCGATCTGCATAACGACAACGGCGGGAATATTCATGTCAGCCGTCCCGACAGTCCGAACGCCGAAGCGTACCTCGCCAACATGGAACACTATGAGAAATTAATGCGGAAATATACATGGTTTACGGAAGGTTCCACAGGTAAAGATTTCCGCAATCCCGGCTCGTTCGGCGAGGGTCTTTTAGAGCGATTCGGCGTTAACGCTTTGGTGCAGGAGCTCAACTGCGATTGGATCGCGGGCTTGAATAAAGCGCCGGAAGCGAAAGATTGGGAACTGCTTGGCGCACAGTATTGCGAGGTTTTTTACCGGTATTTTGGAGAAGAGTAG
- a CDS encoding glycoside hydrolase, protein MSIHFLTLYFAVAASNLVPNGGFEQGMTGWGSLWTREAGAGSAIADREIVHEGRAAARIEHRGEKDWSFNPNSQYPAQDGELYTLDAWIKIEGQGSAEICVVLYDAQGAVMDWSYASRSAKGAQDWRHLQSKFAIPQGVVKIHPRLIGYGSATVWLDDFQLLPEGRIEDLQKDIPADIPLDNESLTVTLHTRNGALSVKDKRTSQTYDQRPFAQEGVIQAATTTDRLIEWDWLHFPSGLVFKVRLDLDESHPEFVLALSGEGELPNRIAYPHPFANKAGEYLVIPLNEGISYPVDDKTIDPMRLVAYGGHGICMPFWGETDGSAGRMAILQTPDDASINIFRQQEKLGIVPEWEPQKGQFGYPRQILYAFFDKGGHTAICKRYRAYAKETGLLKTLQQKKEENPHVDKLIGAVNVWCWESDPLRYVREMQALGIERILWSDRENPSVIEAMNRMDGVLTSRYDIYQDVMDPAVFPLLNGVHPDWPTEAWPQDLMLDESGDWRKGWEVKGKDGAMHPCGVLCDQQAIPYARSRISEELKTYPYRCRFIDTTTASPWRECYHPDHPMTRSQSRYWKMELLRLVSEEMRLVTGSETGHDAAVPYVHYFEGMLSLGPYRVPDSGRDMLRIWDEVPERVAKFQLGHQYRLPLWELVYHDCVVSQWYWGDYNNKLPSLWDKRDLFNVLYGTPPMFMFNRQGWENNKERFAQSYKNICPIVRDVGYSEMLEHRFLNPDRSVQQTVFANGTVVAVNFGDIPFQWDETTELAPMSFRVEKFDGAKCCDYMMYK, encoded by the coding sequence ATGAGCATTCACTTTCTCACCCTCTATTTCGCCGTCGCCGCCTCCAATCTCGTTCCCAACGGCGGCTTCGAACAAGGTATGACCGGCTGGGGATCGTTATGGACGCGGGAGGCGGGCGCTGGAAGCGCCATCGCCGACCGGGAGATTGTCCACGAAGGACGGGCGGCGGCGCGCATCGAACATCGCGGCGAGAAGGATTGGAGTTTCAATCCCAACTCGCAATATCCTGCGCAGGATGGCGAATTATATACGCTGGACGCTTGGATTAAGATCGAAGGGCAGGGAAGCGCGGAAATCTGCGTCGTCCTTTATGACGCCCAAGGCGCCGTAATGGATTGGTCTTACGCTTCCCGTTCGGCGAAAGGCGCTCAGGATTGGCGGCATTTGCAAAGCAAGTTCGCCATACCTCAAGGCGTTGTCAAAATCCATCCCCGCCTTATTGGATATGGTTCCGCCACGGTATGGCTGGACGATTTTCAATTGCTGCCGGAGGGACGAATTGAGGATTTGCAGAAAGATATCCCCGCCGATATTCCTCTTGATAACGAATCGCTGACCGTTACGCTGCATACGCGCAACGGCGCCTTGTCGGTTAAAGACAAACGGACGAGCCAGACATACGATCAGCGCCCCTTCGCTCAAGAAGGCGTTATCCAGGCGGCAACGACTACGGATCGCCTTATAGAATGGGATTGGCTGCATTTTCCGTCGGGCCTCGTTTTCAAAGTTCGCCTCGATCTGGACGAGAGCCATCCCGAATTCGTTCTTGCGCTATCTGGAGAAGGCGAGTTGCCAAACCGCATCGCTTATCCGCATCCCTTCGCAAACAAAGCGGGCGAATATCTCGTCATTCCTTTGAACGAAGGCATATCCTACCCCGTCGACGACAAAACCATTGATCCCATGCGTCTGGTCGCTTACGGCGGGCATGGGATATGTATGCCTTTTTGGGGCGAGACGGATGGAAGCGCGGGGCGCATGGCCATTCTGCAAACGCCGGACGACGCTTCGATCAACATCTTTCGTCAGCAAGAAAAACTTGGCATTGTCCCGGAATGGGAGCCGCAGAAAGGCCAATTCGGCTATCCCCGTCAAATCCTCTACGCGTTTTTCGATAAGGGCGGCCATACGGCCATCTGCAAGCGTTACCGCGCTTACGCCAAAGAAACCGGCTTGTTGAAGACGCTCCAACAAAAGAAGGAAGAAAATCCCCATGTCGACAAGCTGATCGGCGCCGTCAACGTCTGGTGTTGGGAAAGCGATCCCCTTCGCTACGTGCGGGAAATGCAGGCGCTGGGCATCGAGCGCATTTTGTGGAGCGATCGGGAAAATCCCTCCGTAATCGAAGCGATGAACCGGATGGACGGCGTTCTCACCAGCCGTTACGATATCTATCAAGACGTCATGGATCCTGCCGTTTTCCCGCTGCTCAACGGCGTTCATCCCGATTGGCCTACGGAAGCCTGGCCGCAGGATTTGATGCTCGACGAATCGGGGGATTGGCGAAAGGGGTGGGAAGTGAAAGGCAAGGACGGCGCCATGCATCCTTGCGGCGTTCTCTGCGACCAACAGGCGATTCCCTACGCCCGTTCGCGCATATCCGAGGAATTGAAAACTTATCCCTACCGCTGCCGCTTCATCGATACGACTACGGCGTCGCCCTGGCGGGAATGCTATCATCCCGATCATCCCATGACCCGCTCGCAAAGCCGCTATTGGAAGATGGAACTGCTGCGCTTGGTTTCGGAAGAGATGCGTCTCGTAACCGGTTCGGAAACGGGGCATGACGCCGCCGTTCCCTACGTTCATTATTTCGAAGGCATGTTGAGCTTGGGTCCATACCGCGTTCCCGACTCGGGACGGGATATGCTGCGAATCTGGGACGAGGTTCCCGAACGTGTGGCAAAATTTCAACTAGGCCATCAGTACCGTTTGCCGTTATGGGAACTGGTCTATCACGATTGCGTAGTCTCTCAATGGTATTGGGGAGACTACAACAATAAACTGCCTTCGTTATGGGATAAGCGCGATCTGTTCAATGTTTTGTACGGAACGCCGCCGATGTTCATGTTCAATCGGCAAGGTTGGGAGAACAATAAAGAACGATTCGCGCAAAGCTATAAGAATATTTGTCCCATCGTCCGGGATGTGGGGTATTCTGAAATGCTGGAGCATCGCTTTTTGAATCCGGACCGCAGCGTGCAGCAAACCGTTTTCGCCAATGGAACCGTAGTCGCAGTCAATTTTGGCGATATTCCTTTTCAATGGGATGAGACGACGGAACTGGCGCCGATGAGTTTTCGCGTGGAGAAATTCGATGGAGCAAAGTGCTGCGATTATATGATGTATAAGTAA
- a CDS encoding putative ABC exporter domain-containing protein — protein sequence MINSSLLSLKKLQYRARIRYTFRGLKTLRGAIYFALGVIMFCLWLGPQIMMLFMNSRHKNPVDEAIVGTGQTALPLVIFLFCLMQLILKASENSIYFTPSEVDFLFAGPFKRSELLFYKLTGMLMTTLFPAIIFPIFLGRFAHSWIALFAGTYLTLLFIQNLGMTNVMIRQIVTERAFTLTRKIIVGFVAAMALLGIYQVIKNSGTEIGYIAAWNQFTHSWMGTMLMAPFQALANAMLAKNVFPELLIWGGIAAAMNAVLLVLIFRLDANFLETAVAVSQRVYERAQQMKRNRGVAFPTKTKAGITMPSFPWLGGAGPILWRQFTNAYRHSKTLFILLPILCLAFGPFLFMLFTKGDKGGEAIYTLLGMVVWMSVLFTEWVAFDFRSEMERMDWLKILPIHSLAIALGEILVPVLIYTIFETLLFGGLAIFFASMRWTLLLTLAFLPLINFIIFGVDNFIFLVFPVRMIQTQPGDFQAFGRMMLIFMLKFLLLAATIGATAGLGWLVYWLSGFWSAFFITAWCLLLPEAILFIPITAWAYERFDLSVDSPAA from the coding sequence ATGATCAATTCCTCGCTGCTTTCCCTCAAGAAATTGCAATATCGCGCCCGGATTCGCTATACGTTTCGAGGATTGAAAACCTTGCGCGGCGCGATCTATTTCGCTTTGGGCGTCATCATGTTTTGTTTGTGGCTCGGCCCGCAAATCATGATGCTCTTCATGAATTCGCGCCATAAAAATCCCGTGGACGAGGCGATTGTAGGGACGGGGCAAACCGCTCTTCCTCTTGTTATTTTTCTGTTCTGCCTGATGCAACTTATACTCAAAGCCAGCGAAAATTCCATTTATTTTACGCCGAGCGAAGTGGATTTTTTGTTCGCGGGGCCTTTCAAGCGCAGCGAGTTGCTGTTTTATAAATTGACGGGAATGTTAATGACAACGCTATTTCCCGCCATTATCTTTCCTATCTTTCTTGGCCGCTTCGCTCATTCTTGGATCGCCTTATTCGCAGGCACTTATCTCACGCTTCTCTTTATACAAAACTTGGGAATGACAAACGTGATGATCCGCCAGATCGTCACGGAACGCGCTTTTACTTTGACGCGAAAGATTATTGTGGGATTTGTGGCGGCGATGGCTCTGTTGGGAATCTACCAAGTTATAAAAAATTCCGGGACGGAAATAGGATATATCGCCGCGTGGAATCAATTCACCCATTCCTGGATGGGAACTATGCTCATGGCTCCCTTTCAGGCTCTCGCCAACGCCATGTTGGCGAAAAACGTTTTTCCGGAACTGTTGATATGGGGCGGCATAGCCGCAGCTATGAACGCCGTTCTGCTGGTTCTCATCTTTCGTCTCGACGCGAATTTCCTGGAAACGGCGGTGGCAGTCAGCCAAAGAGTCTATGAACGCGCTCAACAGATGAAACGCAACCGGGGAGTTGCATTCCCAACGAAAACCAAAGCGGGAATAACCATGCCTTCGTTTCCGTGGCTGGGCGGCGCGGGGCCAATTCTCTGGCGGCAATTCACTAACGCTTACCGCCATTCGAAAACCCTATTCATTCTGTTGCCTATCCTATGCCTTGCTTTCGGTCCGTTTCTCTTCATGTTATTTACCAAAGGCGATAAGGGAGGCGAAGCGATCTATACGCTTTTGGGGATGGTGGTTTGGATGTCGGTTCTCTTCACGGAATGGGTGGCTTTCGATTTCCGCAGCGAGATGGAACGCATGGACTGGCTTAAAATTTTGCCGATTCATTCTCTCGCCATCGCCTTGGGTGAAATCCTGGTTCCGGTTTTGATCTATACGATCTTCGAAACGCTGCTGTTCGGCGGCTTGGCGATTTTCTTTGCGTCGATGAGATGGACGTTATTATTAACGTTGGCTTTTCTGCCATTAATCAATTTTATCATCTTCGGCGTGGATAATTTTATCTTCTTGGTTTTTCCCGTTCGTATGATTCAAACGCAACCGGGAGATTTTCAAGCCTTTGGCCGGATGATGTTGATTTTCATGTTGAAATTCCTTCTTTTAGCCGCCACTATCGGCGCGACAGCGGGATTGGGCTGGTTGGTTTATTGGCTGAGCGGCTTTTGGTCTGCGTTTTTTATTACGGCGTGGTGTCTCCTTTTGCCGGAAGCGATCTTATTCATTCCAATAACGGCGTGGGCTTACGAGCGATTCGATCTCAGCGTAGACTCGCCGGCGGCTTGA
- a CDS encoding SpoIIE family protein phosphatase gives MNENDRVDKQIMNQQYIQTLHRDLKLKDSEAFYYSLVENIPQYIFCKDLEGRFTFVNHLFCELLEKPIDEIIGKTDYDFFPDKLAKKYRDDDRRVIEENRTFEDVEENKVSSHETKYVHVVKTPIHDANGNIIGIQGIFWDITQRKKAEEELKNANERMRRDLIAAAKVQRGFIPEKAPKIPGFRFSWLFEPSEYIGGDILNVIRLDEKRWAFYVLDVSGHGVPAALLSVSLTRMIDQTSISIGPAHDENLSMMASDELYDPQKVVQKLNRRFPGDDATFCTLLYAILNVQDASVTWIRAGHVPPLLIQQNGKKAEYLYEPAGIFISNMYYEDENLQTSKIMLEPGDRFVLFSDGITEAMKNYQEFGFDRFADVMLDAASLPLELSIHSALSSVSEWTGVSKFDDDVTLLALERIHNEG, from the coding sequence ATGAACGAAAACGATCGGGTCGACAAGCAAATCATGAATCAACAATATATCCAAACACTTCATCGGGATTTGAAACTGAAAGATTCGGAAGCGTTCTATTATTCGTTGGTCGAGAATATTCCGCAATATATTTTCTGCAAGGATTTGGAAGGACGTTTCACATTCGTCAACCATCTCTTTTGCGAATTGTTGGAAAAGCCCATCGACGAAATTATCGGGAAGACGGATTACGATTTCTTCCCCGATAAACTCGCTAAAAAATATCGCGATGACGACCGGCGAGTCATCGAAGAGAACCGTACCTTTGAAGATGTGGAAGAGAATAAAGTTTCTTCTCACGAAACGAAATACGTCCACGTCGTCAAGACGCCGATCCATGACGCTAATGGCAATATCATCGGCATCCAGGGAATTTTCTGGGATATTACGCAGCGCAAGAAGGCGGAAGAAGAATTGAAAAACGCCAACGAGCGAATGAGGCGCGATCTTATTGCGGCGGCGAAGGTGCAGCGGGGCTTCATCCCCGAAAAAGCGCCGAAGATTCCCGGCTTTCGTTTTTCGTGGCTGTTCGAGCCGTCCGAATACATCGGCGGCGATATCCTCAACGTGATTCGCCTCGACGAGAAGCGGTGGGCTTTCTATGTTCTGGACGTATCCGGCCATGGCGTTCCGGCGGCGTTATTGTCCGTTTCGTTGACGCGCATGATCGATCAAACGTCGATTTCCATCGGCCCCGCGCATGACGAGAACCTATCGATGATGGCGTCCGACGAGTTGTACGATCCCCAAAAGGTCGTACAAAAACTCAACCGCCGCTTTCCGGGCGACGACGCCACATTTTGCACGCTGCTTTACGCCATCCTCAACGTCCAAGACGCCAGCGTAACTTGGATTCGGGCGGGTCACGTGCCTCCCCTTTTGATCCAGCAAAATGGAAAGAAAGCGGAATATCTCTACGAACCGGCGGGAATATTCATCAGCAACATGTATTATGAAGACGAGAATTTACAAACCAGTAAAATTATGCTGGAACCGGGAGACCGCTTTGTTTTGTTTTCGGACGGAATCACGGAAGCGATGAAGAATTATCAGGAATTCGGCTTCGATCGATTTGCGGATGTCATGCTCGACGCCGCCTCGCTTCCCTTGGAATTGTCCATTCATTCGGCTCTCAGCAGCGTATCGGAATGGACAGGCGTATCGAAATTCGATGACGACGTTACCCTGCTGGCGTTGGAAAGGATTCATAACGAAGGCTGA
- a CDS encoding ABC transporter ATP-binding protein — protein MIKVDDYHKTYRETVAVEGLSFEVGPGEILGLVGPNGAGKTTTLRAICGIIPPTKGQLFVAGCDIVENPVEAKRQIAFIPDDPHLFDTLTVWEHLKFVASAYRVENYEEKGAALLKKFELEEKRNALAQELSRGMRQKTAICCAYLHDPKALLFDEPLTGLDPRGIRTLNDTIVEKSQAGAAIVISSHLLSLVEDLCTHLLIMHKGKKLFSGSIAEARSAFGKEGADSTLEELFFRATEGEAEPAAAVQE, from the coding sequence GTGATCAAAGTCGATGATTATCATAAAACCTATCGGGAAACGGTCGCCGTAGAAGGATTGAGCTTCGAAGTCGGTCCCGGCGAAATTCTGGGATTGGTGGGTCCCAACGGCGCGGGAAAAACAACGACGCTGCGAGCGATATGCGGCATCATTCCGCCCACCAAGGGGCAACTCTTCGTGGCGGGGTGCGACATCGTCGAAAATCCGGTCGAAGCTAAAAGACAAATCGCCTTCATCCCCGACGACCCTCACTTGTTCGATACGCTGACGGTTTGGGAGCATTTGAAATTCGTCGCATCCGCCTACCGGGTGGAAAATTACGAAGAAAAAGGCGCAGCGCTTTTGAAAAAGTTTGAATTGGAGGAGAAGCGCAACGCCTTGGCGCAGGAACTTTCGCGGGGAATGCGTCAGAAAACAGCCATCTGCTGCGCCTATCTACACGATCCCAAAGCGTTGTTGTTCGACGAACCGCTCACCGGACTCGATCCTCGCGGCATCCGCACCTTAAACGATACGATTGTGGAGAAATCGCAGGCGGGCGCCGCCATCGTCATCAGTTCGCACTTGCTCTCGCTAGTAGAAGATTTATGCACCCATCTTCTCATCATGCACAAGGGCAAGAAACTCTTTTCCGGTTCGATCGCGGAGGCGCGCTCCGCCTTCGGTAAAGAGGGCGCCGACTCGACCTTGGAAGAACTCTTCTTCCGGGCGACGGAAGGCGAAGCCGAACCTGCGGCGGCGGTACAGGAATAA